The Hippocampus zosterae strain Florida chromosome 19, ASM2543408v3, whole genome shotgun sequence region AGTGTCGTAGCGCTTGGACTCGACCAGTTGGTTGATCATCAGCTGCGGGTCAGAGGTCAGTGTGACCGTCCAGTCGCATCGCTTTGCGGCATCCTTGAACGTCGCCGTTTGAATTCCGACCCCACCTTACCTGATACTGTCGGTTTAGTTGCTCTAATTTTTCCAGTGAGGTCGAGGTGGACTTTGGTAAGATAAcacaagggcacaaaatactgcagaaggacagaaaaaaaaccacataaaATTACAAGTGGtattataatgttttttttttttttactcacttgACGAGCCAGGTGGGGCATTTCAACGTGGCGTCCAAATGCATTTCTCTCAAGGGGATAATATGCAGGGGCTCAATCAAGTTGACGAGCGCTCGGGGCACCTGGCGGAGAGCCTCTTCGTCAAACCCGTGCACGGAAATCGCGGCGATTGTGTGTCTACTTGTTACCTCTTTGTGTAGATAATCCAGGCTTTCTCTGACATTTTTGACGTAATTTTCCACCGAGTAGAAGAGCTGTAAAAGGGCAAGAGTGAGGCAGTGTCACCGCCGTTCCGCGCTTTGACTACTTCGACAGCAGGCGCTCACAGAATTGTAGCAGTGGTCGCAGACGTCATTGCCGCCGATAAACACCGTGATCACTTTCCAGTCGGATTTGAAGTCGATGCTCTGCGTGGAGGGCAGCAGTCATTCAGTTTTAGCGCATGACAAATGCAGTCGGTGAGGAATTATCATGTCGGTTATGACAGAGCGgcgttcatttattgtttttcctCGGATTAGATTTAACTCTGCAATGTAAAATTTGTACAGGAGAAAGTTGAGTTTTCATAAGTTTCATTTGGGCAACAGACGCGTGTGCTTACCGAGTCATTCTTCATCCTCGCCACAAGGGCGCGCACCTGTGATGGCATGTCcctatttaacacacacacacacacaaaaaccccgATCATGCAATTATTTATTCTTATATTTCcttgttgaaaacaaataacgaAATGAAAAACTGGCTAGCCAGGCAAACGGTATCGGGGACGACTCACTTGCTTTTTGCTCCAGCCACAGCCTGGTTGAGAAAAGCCTGAGGCGTGTGTTGTTTCCCCCTCCCGACAGAGTAACCCGTCACGTTGGCATTAAAATGCTTTAATATATCTATTAGAACCGAACAAAATAGTTTGAATGCAGCTTGATCTCCAgtgcaagtttaaaaaaaaacgttcagaaTCATAAACGGACTCACTGGGCAGAGTTGTTACAGTTGTGAGGTTTTCATCTCCGCCGACACtggacaaaatattgaaatatgttCATTTCAAGCCgaaaaatgtgaattattttttttttaaaaacacagcaAAGTGTCTGGCACCTCCAAGATAAACCTCTGTACTGGGTCAGGACGTCCAGAATGTTTGTTTGGCTGGATGCAATCCCGTTCCCTGCcttacaccccaaaaaaaaaaaaaaaaaagagaaggctatatttattttttttccccattcattACAGATGGCACTCATTAACAAGCATATTCCTAGCgtcatttttcaaaagtttTAAGTTAAGTTAGTGACACGACACTGTCAAACACCGTCAATTtgaagaaccaaaaaaaaaaaaagtttgattgtattttacattttgacaaTTTGTTCCACGGCATCCTCTCAACGGCATACCGATTGTTATAAATGTATACTTGAGTCTTTCAAAAATGAGCCCAGACCATTTCCTTAAAATTGTTTCATTAGTAAttctcaaaaaaaatgttttttttaatccgatatTTTCCCCGCCACTCGTCACAGTTCTGTTCTTGTCCAGTCAGCGATTGTCAAGTACGAAGCCACAATCAGGTTCACTCACAGTCAGCGAGTCTCCCACCGCAGCGACCACGCTGATATCGCCTGGCCTCAGCACgtgcactgatttaaaaaacacaaaaagagcaACATGTGGCATTTATCAACCGCACGGCGCACGTGTCGGGGATTTGAGTTGGGCCGTAAACAGCCGGCGAGTCGATGTACAAATTCTACTTTTATAGATTATCAAGTCGATATTTTTTAAAGTCGGCgtgactttaaaaaatatcGGCCGCTTACCAGAGGCGGGCGTAGAGTCGGAAGGGCCGATATCCTCGCAGCGCATGGCTGTGCCGACGTTCTGCGCGGGCGCACAAAGCACATCCAGAATGAGAAGGAAACAAAAGGCGGGACGGCGCTGACCCGAAAGCTCCCATCGGGCTTCGGGTGACGCAGAAGACAACTTACACGGGAGGGGAGAGGAGAAGCGTCGCTGCCGTGATTTGAGGGAGAGTTTCCCTCCGTCCTCAGGAAGGGATGGTCCTTTaacgggggggggaggggggggggagaaaaggacGACTATCATCACAATCACTCTGAATGTGCAAATCTGTCACAGTGAgtcacgttttttgttttttttttacaaggccCAAAAACGGATAGGTGAGCCAGGTCAAACGCGAATGAGGTTTCAAAAATGATcaaagatgtacagtatatgtcaaatcattcattcattcattcattcatcttccgtaccgcttgatcctcactagggtcgcggggggtgctggagcccatcccagccgtctccgggcagtaggcgggggacaccctgaatcggttgccagccaatcgcagggcacacagagacgaacaaccatccgcgctcacactcacacctagggacaattttagagtgttcaatcagcctgccacgcatatttttggaatgtgggaggaaaccggagcacccggagaaaacccacgcaggcccggggagaacatgcaaacttcacacagggaggccggagctggaatcgaacccggtacctctgcactgtgaagctgacgtgctaaccactggacttaccgggccgccctatgtcAAATCAATCATAATTCATTCTGTTCATCATAATTAAACTGTCATTAAGTAACCAAcgatttgaaatgtattttaccaATATCGTCATCATCTATTAATTACCGCAAACCCCCCCCCGAACATTTTTAGCTATCCGaggggggaaacaaaaaacagctaCAAATGCTCAGCAGGCCGAAGTAGAGAACCCGAATGTGTCGCGTACGCACCACGGTTGGACATTGCAGTGCAAGGATGTTCCCATCGCCGTCTGCGTCCTGTTTGTCACTTGCAGGCTGCAGCTGAAAGGCAAGAAAGACACAacgatggccgagtgtggccgcaCGGAAGGGAGCGCCTTGCTGAAACTCGCCGTGGGCCTCACCAGGTTGCTCCACAACCGCGCCGTCAGTTTATCCGTCTCATGTGACGCTCGTGACCCGGACGCGGGCTTCCCAGTCTGCGCGGGGGAGGACGGCGATGAACTACTTGTCAGTCATGCCGAAAGCGAACGTCGAAGCTCTCAAGTCACCGTGGAAGACTCACGTTATCGGAAGCAAAGTGTCCGACGAGAGGTTCGTCCTGAAGGATGATGCTGAAGTCGTCTTTGGACCAGTTTCTCGTCCTCAGGAGCTCATTCAAAGATGCCTGAAACATATCGGGCGCCGTCATTTGCCGCGGAGTGAAACGAAGAGGAATGGAAACGGCGGCGAACAAACCTGCAAGGCATGAGTCAGCGTGGCTTTCACAAGTCTGACCTCTCCGCCTTGATTTCGTTCCGAGCACGAGCAGAaactttcacagaaaaaaaatgagagaattGTTCAAAAGTGCCATTTGTTCAGTGTTGTCCCCGTGAAATGTGAGAATCGGGCCCACGTTTGCCAGATCCTGAATTTCAATCATTTGCTAAACATCTCTACCTGCTTTGGGAAGCGTCGCTCTCTCCAGCCCATAACGCGACGCTGACCAGAGTCCGCTTCAGCTGCGGCACAATCGGACAAATCGAGAGATCAAATGTGAGATTATCGATAGCCTGAGATCAGTGGATACGGCGTGAACTCAACCTGAGCATGCAGCAGCTGTAAAGCAGCGTCCACCTCCCCGCTCGTCGATCTGATAACGGCCTCGGCCTGCAGGGACAAGCGCAACGTGAACAGGGACGCCGTTGAACCTTTATCTCTCGGCACTCATCGCCAGGCGCCGTGCTTGCCGACTCTATCGTGGAGACGGTCAAAGTGTGTCTTTTGTGCAAATGCATGAATCGCCAATTGGGAAAATCGGTGGCCATTTGAATGCACGTGAACACCTCCCTGTGGGTGCGCGCTTTACCTCCTGCCGGTCGCAGGCACAGAACTGGTCCACTTGcacaaaaagcagcagcagcttccAAGAATTCTGAAACGGAAATCATCAGGACGGGGGCTCAAACGTAACTGACATGGAACAACGGATTTCATCTCAAGGACAAGTTTCTCCTTGTATGAAATGTGAATCGACCGGCATACCGGATGGCTTTGGAGGTAGAGAGAAGCCTCTTGTGCTTGCTCCAGCAGCGTTCTACAAGCGGGAACATTTCGACGTGAAATGGAAAGCAAACCTCTGTTTGAGATACTGTCGTTCGATTTTCAAGAATTCTTTTCACCCGTCTCTTCCGAAGCGAGGGGCGCTCGTGAGCGCTTCTTCCAAACGAGGACCAGTAAGTGCCGGATTGAACATGCTCATCAGTTCTGATGGTGGGGAGGAGGAGAGACAATGGTTAACCGCTGTTCATTCTCAGgacaaatgttcaattttcattgAACGCAAAAGAAGTGTATGCGTGTTGAAAATGCACCTTGAAGTCTTGATGCCGCAGTGGACAACTCAGTGCtgtggggagggaaaaaaaaatgattcgcgCCAATAAAATAGTGAtgctaataaaaaataataataataaaaacaggttaCCTGTACGTATGCACTCCAATAGAGGCTAAAACGGCAATGTCGGCAGGCTTCACTCTGTTAGCTGAAGacaaaaaatcacatttgatgaTGGCCGTATTAAAGACGGAGTTATTTCATAGCGTGAACTTGATACCATTCATTGGGGGCTCCTGAGAGTGGAGCATCTGATCACAAGGCAGCCCAttcactgaaagaaaaaaatatatatactgtatatataatataaaatctCAAAGTAGCGAGGCAACACTGTATATCGCATCATATATACATCATATGTATCATATACCaaaacaccaagtgacctgtTGCCCAAGAGAACTTGAGGAAGGTGGCTACAACCAACAGTGGAATCATCTTCATcaatagaaaaacaaacaagaagaaaaTCCCCAATTTGTCTTTGCCAGAAATTAATTCTTCGTAAGGATCGTCTCCCCCTCGAAGTCCTTCTCCCGGGCTGACTGTGTCAGGCGGTTGTTTTAGGTGCTCTAATGTCTATTATCAGTTGTAGCTGACCATATAGTCGATGGTTGGGTCTCATAAATATGCCCAAGGGGGCGGGCCGGACTCGCTTGTCTAAAGGACATGATTGAAGTGAAGTGAAACAATAACTCTTCCAAGGCCCTCCCGAAAACGTTCAATGCATCAATAGTGAAAGTGGACTAATCACCGAATGCATCAATGATTACAATTGTGGTATCTCATTTCCGTCTGCGTGTCGCAAGAGTgtcacaaatactgtacagtgggAAAATCCGCGGTAACAACGTATACTCATTAGTAGCTAACTTTGTGTTCGGCTAAgagcaacaaaatgttttttttcttcatttttactttttgcctCCTGATATTTGAAGATCGCATCGCATTTAAAGTCCTCCAAAAGAGTCACCAAGGAAAGATTTAAAGGGGGCCATGatgtggaaaattgacttttcttttgtgtcattgtgtaaTGTTGAAAGGTTATACAAAAGCAACACGCTATTAAGAATGCCAGTATTGACGGTCAGAACTTGTAGCTGTGAGGCTGTGTCTTGATCTGGACTGCTGTCTCGCCACTTTATCTGCTGACTGTTTGACCTTGAGTGTTCACTTCCTCACATAGTGCCATGgggcaaaagtgaaaaaaaaagtattatctTTATTATTCGCTATCTCTCCACATCACTTGACGCCGTCATGTTAGATTACAGCAGACTTTCTTTCACGTCCTGTGCATTTTTGACTGCCGTCAGCTACTCTCCAAGGCGGAAGGTTCAAGTAGTTAATATTTTAGAAAGGGACCCGTGTGCGGTGACCCTCTGGATTCAAGCAAATTacacaatcacattcaaatactGCTATAAAATAATTTGCTCATCTTTATGGTGTCATCACTGACGCAAGTGATGCTCGACTATCTTGTCTGATTGCAAGGCTAAAGGACAGTGGATGTGCTTTCTATCGTCAGTGTTTAATAATAtcgtctgaagaaaaaaaaactaagttcCTATAGTCACGCTGTGTTTGTCTTCCCAAGGCACCAATTGGGCTCCGTAAGAGCTGTTCATACTTTAACCAGAAGAGGGCAGCAATGCATCAAATGTCCACCGTCTTCCGGaagtcaagaagaagaagacacaGCACGTCAACAAACGCCCTTGCGTCGTCTACGTCGGTTTTGTTGACAACCATCTCACAAGGAAACGTTTGAGAAATCGTGTGAACGCAATCTTACACGGACGTCTCTCTGCCCGAAGTATCTTGCATCGACTCAAGGGAGGTAGGAAATATTGACTCCTGTTCTTGTTTGTCATTTAGGTAAATAGTGGCgcgtgctttttgttttgtgtatttattc contains the following coding sequences:
- the LOC127592077 gene encoding phospholipase B1, membrane-associated-like isoform X1; translation: MKMIPLLVVATFLKFSWATVNGLPCDQMLHSQEPPMNANRVKPADIAVLASIGVHTYSTELSTAASRLQELMSMFNPALTGPRLEEALTSAPRFGRDGTLLEQAQEASLYLQSHPNSWKLLLLFVQVDQFCACDRQEAEAVIRSTSGEVDAALQLLHAQLKRTLVSVALWAGESDASQSSFCSCSERNQGGEVRLVKATLTHALQASLNELLRTRNWSKDDFSIILQDEPLVGHFASDNTGKPASGSRASHETDKLTARLWSNLLQPASDKQDADGDGNILALQCPTVDHPFLRTEGNSPSNHGSDASPLPSRNVGTAMRCEDIGPSDSTPASVHVLRPGDISVVAAVGDSLTAGNGIASSQTNILDVLTQYRGLSWSVGGDENLTTVTTLPNILKHFNANVTGYSVGRGKQHTPQAFLNQAVAGAKSKDMPSQVRALVARMKNDSSIDFKSDWKVITVFIGGNDVCDHCYNSLFYSVENYVKNVRESLDYLHKEVPRALVNLIEPLHIIPLREMHLDATLKCPTWLVNILCPCVILPKSTSTSLEKLEQLNRQYQLMINQLVESKRYDTRPDFTVVVQPFFREIIVPRRPDGHPDRSYFSADCFHLGQKAHTQMARSLWNNMLEPLGNKTSRQDFGIDVQLKCPSKASPFIRTYHNSNYTYGPPPPIPPPNTNWGSDFSCEDLAPSHSMPTSVHELRPADIKVVAAVGDSVTAGTGAKAKNLLELSREYKGVSWSVGGDRALETVTTLPNILRKFNSALKGFSKGQGSRQKGFNMAAGGAKTSDIQNQIQALIKAMREHKEVNFDQDWKLLTIFVGGNDLCHYCTDQRNLSPGNYSRNLMLALDTLYQEVPRLLVNLVEIMQIDTLKQVKKNTLGCSLLQRTSCPCIINPTENSPEMEEMKLINLEYQAEIHHLISGSRYDGKEDFAVVLQPFLHNSFIPFVGEGEADTTFFSVDCFHISERAHAEMAIALWNNMVRSPPLIKLPFHYFVVNSFFFFFKQLEPVGRKQAYNNFTYDRSKIHCPTEASPFIFTKVNSAPRPLWTTTTATPALTSPSSTTNASAHPCAPSQPLWVPLVVGVVSLLAGIAAAWFVCSFVLHKRSKGEFSRDTKATGL
- the LOC127592077 gene encoding phospholipase B1, membrane-associated-like isoform X2 — encoded protein: MKMIPLLVVATFLKFSWATVNGLPCDQMLHSQEPPMNANRVKPADIAVLASIGVHTYSTELSTAASRLQELMSMFNPALTGPRLEEALTSAPRFGRDGTLLEQAQEASLYLQSHPNSWKLLLLFVQVDQFCACDRQEAEAVIRSTSGEVDAALQLLHAQLKRTLVSVALWAGESDASQSSFCSCSERNQGGEVRLVKATLTHALQASLNELLRTRNWSKDDFSIILQDEPLVGHFASDNTGKPASGSRASHETDKLTARLWSNLLQPASDKQDADGDGNILALQCPTVDHPFLRTEGNSPSNHGSDASPLPSRNVGTAMRCEDIGPSDSTPASVHVLRPGDISVVAAVGDSLTAGNGIASSQTNILDVLTQYRGLSWSVGGDENLTTVTTLPNILKHFNANVTGYSVGRGKQHTPQAFLNQAVAGAKSKDMPSQVRALVARMKNDSSIDFKSDWKVITVFIGGNDVCDHCYNSLFYSVENYVKNVRESLDYLHKEVPRALVNLIEPLHIIPLREMHLDATLKCPTWLVNILCPCVILPKSTSTSLEKLEQLNRQYQLMINQLVESKRYDTRPDFTVVVQPFFREIIVPRRPDGHPDRSYFSADCFHLGQKAHTQMARSLWNNMLEPLGNKTSRQDFGIDVQLKCPSKASPFIRTYHNSNYTYGPPPPIPPPNTNWGSDFSCEDLAPSHSMPTSVHELRPADIKVVAAVGDSVTAGTGAKAKNLLELSREYKGVSWSVGGDRALETVTTLPNILRKFNSALKGFSKGQGSRQKGFNMAAGGAKTSDIQNQIQALIKAMREHKEVNFDQDWKLLTIFVGGNDLCHYCTDQRNLSPGNYSRNLMLALDTLYQEVPRLLVNLVEIMQIDTLKQVKKNTLGCSLLQRTSCPCIINPTENSPEMEEMKLINLEYQAEIHHLISGSRYDGKEDFAVVLQPFLHNSFIPFVGEGEADTTFFSVDCFHISERAHAEMAIALWNNMLEPVGRKQAYNNFTYDRSKIHCPTEASPFIFTKVNSAPRPLWTTTTATPALTSPSSTTNASAHPCAPSQPLWVPLVVGVVSLLAGIAAAWFVCSFVLHKRSKGEFSRDTKATGL